The proteins below are encoded in one region of Chitinispirillales bacterium ANBcel5:
- the thiF gene encoding sulfur carrier protein ThiS adenylyltransferase ThiF, which produces MKYRYSDITKQFMNNEQQLKIKKCRVGIGGAGGLGSNCALILARCGFENFVVADYDRVELTNLNRQIYFPAHIGKYKVDCLKEILLTLNPEMAVQTHKVRVEMDNGAKIFGDCDIIVEAFDVPESKVMMFDSFSCSGKTLVTVSGLGGYGDSDRIQVRKIGDRIYIIGDEKSGLREDVKPFAPCVTIAAAKQADVVLSVVNGIDPLQKKNKTIG; this is translated from the coding sequence ATGAAATACAGGTATAGTGATATTACAAAACAGTTTATGAACAATGAACAGCAATTAAAGATAAAAAAGTGCAGGGTTGGGATTGGTGGTGCCGGTGGTCTTGGCTCCAATTGCGCATTAATTCTTGCAAGGTGCGGGTTTGAAAACTTTGTAGTTGCCGACTATGATAGGGTTGAACTGACTAACCTCAACCGTCAAATCTATTTTCCTGCCCACATCGGTAAGTACAAGGTAGATTGTTTGAAGGAGATTCTTTTGACCCTGAACCCTGAGATGGCGGTGCAAACTCATAAGGTGAGAGTAGAGATGGATAATGGAGCAAAAATTTTCGGTGACTGTGATATAATAGTTGAGGCCTTTGATGTACCCGAGTCAAAAGTGATGATGTTTGATTCGTTTTCGTGCTCAGGTAAAACACTGGTAACTGTAAGTGGGCTTGGTGGTTACGGGGACAGCGACCGAATACAAGTTAGGAAGATCGGGGATCGCATATACATCATCGGGGATGAAAAAAGTGGACTTAGAGAGGATGTTAAACCGTTTGCACCCTGTGTTACCATTGCGGCGGCAAAGCAGGCCGATGTGGTTTTGAGTGTTGTTAACGGTATAGATCCTCTCCAAAAAAAAAATAAAACTATCGGTTAA
- a CDS encoding fibro-slime domain-containing protein yields the protein MSFLINRVKVSSFLLLFFISSYSFSQLTIHFQSPWYDDPVRSQTPLYILSEETGWWPGEEMEAQGAGWYKHTLLNTTSHSRLEFMSVIPTGDDQHDNRVIYRGGSQRIALNTLVEQNPNAEQVWISVSSPDSDPELLFSEPESRVVMFFNPWDLGFPRIQFPDEAIRRMEPQIDYCGWHSYRLFGDPSSLEFKFINSRDSSIYSEAGFQDGDFLNPALHLEEHDTLWLLPSQPGGELQITSSFPNRVGKCDVIALAATIRDINENHPDFQACVTGLVTGMVEERLGPDGKPVQAYVDSSNCYTDLASWFTVEVFEGGYTNEICHNLILHRNEEGLYEIDDPNFFPIDDWLYLDSAQTIPNPNFDHDGRGNNFHFSMEVPAQFVYEPGQTFEFRGDDDVWVFIDSQLVVDIGGVHNPEYGAVDLDTLGLVPGEVYDFNLFFVERHRWGSNLRIVTSIDLISRSRIFYKADFLSEGVVQYDLFTREEKEGLSCELTCIDCDDDNPRTDVQQAIVDFSLTGPSYPDPHKLPSGISYGGIIISEDFTGITIDENSITSLEPGTYTVAYYLREDMSQEGEIYFTVPERIIIPTIEHASAHADNGYGMVDRFEIYFDHELESPPDSIRISWPSIENSQLFTPDEMIINPLDSTHITINVAQPYQREQTTFATDMLGMHYTTIYQNNIRSTPFSVADSVGPLIKEAILVEGDYQQRDTLLLILTERVMLNSLSGESLLLRKDQEPELILNVSNVIPRHQDTIGVLLSARELTISETDSIRFNPDGPLTDFYDNSAHPENRPVPIKIRRKPPLLLSGYYRDSNGNGIVDYARLTFSKPPLLSETNLEFTCFEGTKTPAIEQYRLSYTQDSTQIEVNLTDAFSQTLIDQTSGNLVARAEFNSFDSFTTSQTLQDSAAPVLVSALYSYCDSDTYCTDTLFITFSEEVLDVPHSTPFLFEETEHNQNYSMELQQLRANRSEWAFLVRSLNDIEYPLEGDSVWINPEANVADLYSNVQDISTNKRVPLAIRLPKPEYEVFAGPNPFDPAEESLQIHITSSTKTRVHIDFSANITIYDNVGNIVHKEIKENKLYSNKIQTEWNGLNTNGRTVGIGSYLIVVLVEDDIDEETSVHKILIGVNR from the coding sequence ATGTCTTTTCTCATAAATAGAGTGAAGGTAAGTTCTTTTCTTCTGCTCTTTTTTATATCTTCTTATTCATTTTCTCAACTTACCATTCACTTTCAAAGCCCATGGTATGATGATCCGGTACGCTCGCAAACCCCACTATACATCCTCTCAGAGGAAACCGGATGGTGGCCGGGAGAGGAGATGGAAGCCCAGGGCGCAGGCTGGTATAAACATACACTTTTAAATACAACCTCTCATTCCAGATTGGAATTCATGAGCGTTATACCCACAGGCGATGATCAGCATGATAACAGAGTGATATACAGAGGTGGCTCACAAAGAATCGCTCTAAACACACTTGTTGAACAGAATCCCAATGCTGAGCAGGTATGGATCAGCGTTTCTTCACCCGATTCTGACCCTGAGCTCCTGTTTAGTGAACCGGAGAGCAGAGTTGTTATGTTTTTTAACCCATGGGATCTTGGATTTCCAAGAATACAGTTTCCCGATGAGGCTATCAGACGCATGGAACCACAGATCGATTATTGTGGATGGCATAGTTACCGACTCTTTGGTGACCCATCTTCTTTAGAGTTTAAATTCATTAACTCACGTGACAGTTCCATCTATTCGGAAGCAGGATTTCAGGATGGTGATTTTTTAAATCCCGCACTTCATTTAGAAGAACATGACACACTGTGGCTTCTTCCGTCTCAACCAGGTGGGGAACTTCAAATTACCTCCTCTTTCCCCAATCGCGTTGGCAAATGCGACGTAATTGCACTGGCTGCTACCATACGGGATATTAACGAAAACCATCCCGATTTCCAGGCTTGCGTTACCGGTTTAGTCACTGGTATGGTAGAAGAGCGGCTTGGACCAGATGGAAAACCCGTACAGGCATATGTTGATAGTAGCAATTGTTACACCGATCTGGCATCCTGGTTTACCGTAGAGGTTTTCGAAGGTGGATATACCAACGAAATTTGCCATAATCTTATTCTCCACAGAAACGAAGAGGGTCTTTATGAGATAGATGACCCTAACTTTTTTCCTATTGATGATTGGCTATATCTGGATAGTGCCCAAACCATTCCTAACCCTAATTTCGACCACGATGGACGCGGTAACAACTTTCATTTTTCAATGGAAGTTCCTGCGCAGTTTGTGTACGAACCAGGCCAAACATTTGAATTCAGAGGTGATGATGATGTATGGGTGTTTATCGACAGCCAATTAGTTGTCGATATAGGGGGTGTTCATAATCCGGAATACGGCGCGGTGGATTTAGATACTCTTGGCCTTGTTCCAGGAGAAGTCTACGATTTTAATCTCTTTTTTGTGGAAAGACACCGCTGGGGTTCAAACCTTAGAATTGTTACTTCTATTGACCTGATCTCAAGAAGCAGAATTTTTTATAAAGCAGATTTCCTCTCCGAGGGGGTTGTACAATACGACCTTTTTACCCGTGAAGAGAAAGAGGGGTTATCCTGTGAACTGACCTGTATAGATTGTGATGATGATAATCCAAGAACAGATGTACAGCAGGCAATAGTGGACTTTTCCCTAACCGGGCCTTCCTATCCTGACCCTCACAAACTACCCTCAGGTATATCCTATGGAGGGATCATTATTTCTGAAGATTTCACAGGCATTACTATAGATGAGAATTCGATAACCAGCCTGGAACCCGGTACCTACACCGTCGCCTACTATCTAAGAGAAGACATGTCTCAGGAGGGCGAAATCTATTTCACAGTTCCAGAGAGAATAATAATACCCACAATTGAACACGCCTCTGCTCATGCAGACAATGGCTATGGAATGGTCGACAGGTTTGAAATTTACTTTGACCACGAACTGGAATCACCCCCGGATTCCATCAGAATCTCATGGCCATCAATAGAAAACAGTCAGCTTTTTACACCAGATGAGATGATTATTAACCCCTTAGATTCCACGCATATCACAATCAATGTAGCTCAACCATATCAGAGAGAACAAACGACATTTGCAACAGACATGCTGGGAATGCATTATACAACTATATATCAGAATAATATACGCTCAACACCGTTTAGTGTTGCTGATAGTGTGGGCCCCCTGATAAAAGAAGCGATCCTTGTTGAAGGAGATTACCAGCAAAGAGATACCCTTTTGCTCATCTTAACCGAGAGGGTTATGCTAAACTCGCTTAGCGGTGAATCGCTTCTTCTACGAAAAGACCAGGAGCCTGAACTTATACTTAACGTAAGCAATGTGATTCCCCGACACCAAGATACCATTGGGGTTTTGCTCAGTGCCAGAGAACTCACTATCTCTGAAACGGATAGCATTCGATTCAATCCCGATGGCCCGCTTACAGATTTTTACGATAACAGTGCCCACCCAGAAAATCGTCCTGTGCCAATTAAAATCAGAAGAAAACCACCTCTTTTGCTCTCCGGATACTATAGAGACAGTAATGGAAATGGAATCGTTGATTACGCTCGTCTTACCTTTTCCAAACCACCTTTATTATCTGAAACAAATCTTGAATTTACCTGCTTTGAAGGAACAAAAACACCGGCAATTGAGCAATACCGGCTTTCCTACACACAAGACAGCACACAGATCGAAGTTAATCTAACCGATGCATTCAGCCAAACACTGATTGATCAAACATCCGGAAATTTAGTTGCCCGGGCAGAATTCAACAGTTTTGATAGTTTCACTACTAGTCAAACACTGCAGGACAGTGCTGCACCAGTTTTAGTATCTGCACTGTATAGTTATTGCGACTCAGATACTTATTGTACCGATACCCTCTTTATTACCTTTTCAGAAGAGGTGTTGGATGTTCCCCATTCAACACCTTTCCTCTTTGAAGAGACCGAGCACAACCAGAATTACTCTATGGAACTTCAGCAACTGAGAGCAAACCGAAGTGAATGGGCATTTCTTGTCAGAAGCTTAAATGATATAGAGTACCCACTGGAGGGCGATTCGGTTTGGATAAATCCAGAAGCAAATGTTGCAGATTTGTACTCAAATGTACAGGATATTAGCACAAACAAAAGAGTACCATTGGCAATCCGACTACCCAAACCAGAATATGAGGTTTTTGCCGGCCCTAATCCATTTGACCCCGCAGAGGAGTCACTTCAGATCCATATTACATCTTCCACTAAAACAAGGGTACATATAGATTTTTCTGCAAATATTACCATTTATGATAACGTAGGGAATATCGTACACAAAGAAATCAAAGAAAACAAACTTTACTCAAACAAAATACAAACCGAGTGGAATGGTTTAAATACAAATGGAAGGACGGTAGGAATCGGAAGTTACCTGATTGTAGTTTTGGTAGAAGATGATATCGATGAAGAAACCTCTGTTCATAAAATTCTAATTGGTGTTAACCGATAG
- the hemA gene encoding glutamyl-tRNA reductase, which translates to MLFGVVGLNFRTAPIEIREKLSFGNDEICSALGLLRAKEEVLECFILSTCNRVEIYALLRESRLGLFEDFFRDFHKFEGNLSGIIYHKQNLEAVRHLCYVASGLDSMIIGESQIFGQIKDAYAKAQKCGTAGYAFDHLMAQVFSTVKKIRSKTKIGQSNVSVSYSAVKLAKGVFNEIENRCVLILGAGEMGELTVRNLISSGVSNVMVANRTFTRAVELADKFKGTAVMLHEIREYVPKADIVISSIATPDYVIKKTDVEEILKRRNREPLFIVDISVPRSIDPDCTNVEMCHLYNIDDLKAFSNTNLHLRNIESKKAKEIIESKIGDMYSYIQSHDIIPTMISIRTRAEEIRKTCIESMKLAEDQRSGVDSLTKNIVNKVLHHSESKFRDYTNTIRTSR; encoded by the coding sequence ATGTTGTTTGGTGTTGTGGGACTAAATTTTAGAACTGCACCTATAGAAATCAGAGAAAAACTTTCTTTTGGCAATGATGAAATTTGCAGTGCCCTTGGCTTGCTTAGAGCCAAAGAGGAAGTACTGGAGTGTTTTATACTTTCTACCTGTAACAGAGTAGAAATATATGCATTGTTGCGGGAGTCGAGACTTGGATTGTTTGAGGATTTTTTTCGGGATTTTCATAAGTTTGAGGGTAATCTCAGTGGTATCATCTATCATAAACAGAATCTTGAAGCGGTGAGGCATCTTTGTTATGTGGCATCGGGACTGGATTCAATGATTATTGGGGAGTCACAAATTTTTGGTCAGATTAAGGATGCTTATGCAAAAGCACAGAAGTGTGGTACTGCAGGATATGCCTTTGATCATTTGATGGCACAGGTATTTAGTACTGTAAAAAAAATCCGTTCAAAAACTAAAATTGGTCAAAGTAATGTTTCTGTGAGTTATTCGGCGGTTAAACTTGCTAAGGGGGTATTTAATGAAATCGAAAACAGGTGTGTTTTGATCCTTGGGGCAGGAGAGATGGGAGAGTTAACAGTTAGAAATCTCATAAGCAGTGGTGTAAGTAATGTGATGGTTGCTAACAGAACCTTTACCAGGGCAGTTGAGCTTGCAGATAAGTTTAAGGGGACTGCTGTGATGCTGCATGAGATTAGGGAATATGTTCCAAAGGCAGATATCGTGATCTCTTCAATAGCTACCCCCGATTATGTTATTAAAAAAACAGATGTTGAAGAGATTTTAAAGAGAAGAAACCGGGAACCATTATTTATAGTTGATATATCGGTTCCAAGGAGTATAGATCCCGATTGCACTAATGTTGAAATGTGTCATTTATATAACATCGATGACTTAAAAGCTTTTAGCAATACTAATCTTCATTTGAGAAATATTGAGTCAAAAAAGGCAAAGGAAATAATTGAGTCAAAAATTGGCGATATGTATAGCTACATTCAGTCCCATGATATTATTCCTACAATGATCTCAATTAGAACAAGAGCTGAAGAGATAAGAAAAACCTGTATAGAATCTATGAAACTTGCAGAAGACCAGAGATCAGGAGTTGATAGTTTAACAAAAAACATTGTAAATAAAGTATTACATCATTCAGAAAGTAAGTTTAGGGATTATACGAATACTATCAGAACAAGTAGATAG
- the hemB gene encoding porphobilinogen synthase — MGFPVHRLRRLRKNEYLRNMVRENRLNVENFICPLFAVHGNGVKQEISILPGNYHLSVDRIVEEAKEIRDLGIPAVLLFGVPQSKNLEATEAYDHNGIVQRAVRAIKEEVPQLVVITDVCLCEYTPHGHCGVIKDGYLDNDSSLELIEKVTVSHAQAGADIVAPAAMLDGQISRMRKVLDESSHTNVAIMAYSAKFASKLYDPFFKEGTESVLEFGDKRTHQMDCANAFEALREIALDIEEGADIVMVKPAMFYLDVVYRAKERFKVPLAIYNVSGEYAMLKAASSIGKIDEFEIRNEMLTSFKRAGADLIISYHAKEIAHNLNR, encoded by the coding sequence ATGGGGTTTCCTGTACATAGACTAAGAAGGCTTAGAAAAAATGAGTATTTACGTAATATGGTTAGGGAAAACAGATTAAATGTTGAAAACTTTATCTGTCCTTTATTTGCGGTTCATGGGAATGGTGTGAAGCAAGAAATATCTATACTACCAGGAAATTATCATTTATCGGTGGATAGAATTGTGGAAGAGGCTAAAGAGATAAGAGATCTTGGAATCCCTGCAGTTTTGCTCTTTGGTGTTCCTCAGAGTAAAAACTTAGAAGCAACGGAAGCTTACGACCACAATGGAATTGTTCAAAGAGCTGTAAGGGCCATAAAAGAAGAGGTACCGCAACTTGTGGTTATTACTGATGTTTGTCTGTGTGAGTATACTCCTCATGGTCATTGCGGTGTTATAAAAGATGGATATCTTGATAACGATTCTTCCCTTGAACTCATTGAGAAGGTTACTGTATCACATGCTCAAGCTGGAGCAGATATTGTTGCACCTGCGGCAATGCTTGATGGCCAGATTAGCAGAATGCGAAAAGTTTTGGATGAATCGTCTCATACCAATGTTGCAATCATGGCTTACTCTGCAAAGTTTGCATCAAAGCTTTACGATCCTTTTTTCAAGGAGGGGACAGAATCTGTGCTGGAATTTGGTGATAAGCGTACTCATCAAATGGACTGTGCAAATGCCTTTGAGGCATTGCGTGAGATTGCTTTAGATATAGAAGAAGGTGCTGATATAGTAATGGTCAAACCGGCGATGTTTTATCTCGATGTTGTTTACAGAGCAAAGGAAAGATTTAAAGTACCTCTTGCAATATATAATGTCAGCGGTGAATATGCCATGCTTAAGGCCGCTTCGTCCATTGGAAAAATTGATGAATTTGAGATAAGAAACGAGATGTTAACAAGTTTTAAGAGAGCCGGGGCTGATCTGATTATCTCCTATCATGCCAAAGAAATCGCTCATAATTTAAATAGATGA
- a CDS encoding glycosyltransferase family 4 protein: MEKIKIVHVYKSFNVYNGLIEILSILANDLDHTRYELGVVVFEYEKNAFGEHFEKLGGKIFNLNVAQSAINEITSFNQLYDFFKTYKPHVVQTHVLKANLLGTVAARKAGVPVVIGTEMTLKDTAPSKLARIRDRFVQPITNAAIGKCDKFVVTSEFIKDQWESISNSELFRVIYPPFNLTKLNSAGKKRSGNKKGEVRIGFIGRLSDEKSVDVLLDAMKIVVSLRPEAQLSIVGTGPLEENLKNYTSSLNLQSNVTFCGYSSNVFQSLREMDIFVLSSRTEGCPIVILEAMAMGLPVVATRVGGNSELVVDGSTGLLVKHSNCKQMASAILELIHDRSRAQKMGKAGKQRAFTVFHPKKFTQSLQQLYDELYQKKTTNQTVLETSDK, translated from the coding sequence ATGGAAAAAATAAAGATTGTACATGTATATAAGTCTTTTAATGTTTATAATGGACTAATTGAGATATTGTCTATTTTAGCCAATGATCTCGATCATACCCGTTATGAGCTGGGGGTGGTGGTATTTGAGTATGAGAAGAATGCATTTGGTGAGCATTTTGAAAAACTCGGTGGGAAGATATTTAATCTAAATGTAGCGCAAAGTGCAATTAATGAAATAACAAGTTTTAATCAGCTTTATGACTTCTTTAAAACCTACAAGCCTCATGTAGTTCAAACCCATGTACTCAAGGCTAATCTTTTGGGAACAGTAGCTGCAAGAAAGGCGGGGGTTCCGGTGGTCATAGGGACCGAAATGACCCTGAAAGATACTGCTCCATCAAAGCTTGCAAGAATAAGAGATCGTTTTGTTCAGCCGATTACCAATGCTGCTATAGGTAAGTGTGATAAATTTGTTGTTACATCAGAGTTTATTAAAGATCAGTGGGAAAGCATCAGCAACTCAGAATTATTTCGGGTTATTTACCCTCCCTTTAATCTAACAAAATTAAATTCTGCTGGTAAAAAACGTTCCGGAAATAAAAAAGGGGAGGTACGAATTGGTTTTATCGGAAGGCTTTCAGATGAGAAATCAGTAGACGTTCTACTTGATGCAATGAAGATAGTGGTTTCTTTGAGACCTGAGGCACAGTTGAGTATTGTGGGGACTGGTCCGCTGGAAGAAAATCTTAAAAACTATACTTCCTCACTTAACCTGCAAAGCAATGTTACCTTTTGCGGATACAGCTCTAATGTATTTCAGTCCTTGCGTGAAATGGATATTTTTGTACTGTCATCAAGAACTGAAGGTTGTCCTATAGTAATTCTTGAGGCTATGGCGATGGGGTTGCCTGTTGTTGCGACCAGAGTCGGAGGAAATAGTGAACTTGTAGTGGATGGCAGTACAGGGTTACTGGTAAAACACAGTAATTGTAAGCAGATGGCTTCTGCCATACTTGAATTAATCCATGACCGTAGCCGAGCTCAAAAAATGGGGAAAGCTGGCAAGCAACGGGCATTTACAGTTTTTCATCCTAAAAAGTTCACTCAATCTTTGCAGCAGCTTTATGACGAACTATATCAAAAAAAGACAACTAATCAGACTGTACTAGAAACAAGTGATAAGTGA
- a CDS encoding NAD(P)-binding protein encodes MKNIVVIGGGLAGLGAAWKLKQIKEPRLLKCTVLEKENRVGGLCRTENQSGFLFDYTGHLLHFRTEQFRNLVFSVLEKNIDKRNRSAWIYSNQVYTKYPFQANLFGLPQNIVIECIYEYSKKYFNDYKGEINTFDDWIRAYFGDGIARHFMIPYNKKIYRRDPSQMTPDCTGRFVPSSNLKLLLAGALSENCGELGYNSLFHYPIKGGIESMVKGISSQIDGVSVGESVETILPSEKKVITSKKRKIPYDYLLSSQPITLLVNSIGEKIPSLVTRSASELKHVSVLNINLGVKGTISNKHWVYIPQEDMLFHRIGFPHNFSDTMAPKEHSSIYLEISYDPKVGIDIEEAKRRSINDLEKMKVIESADQVVCENVIDIPFGYVIFDKQRNTALSTINKYLRDNKIYSIGRFGAWEYQSMEDSFMMGVTVAEKVYKRHIRFSESTKRITHKE; translated from the coding sequence ATGAAAAATATAGTAGTAATTGGTGGTGGTCTTGCTGGGTTGGGTGCGGCCTGGAAATTAAAGCAGATAAAAGAACCCCGGCTTTTAAAGTGCACTGTTTTAGAAAAGGAAAACAGGGTAGGTGGTTTATGCAGAACCGAAAATCAGTCTGGTTTTCTTTTTGATTATACCGGACACCTGCTTCATTTCAGAACTGAGCAGTTTAGAAATCTGGTGTTTTCGGTATTGGAAAAAAATATAGATAAAAGAAATAGAAGTGCCTGGATTTATTCAAACCAGGTTTATACAAAGTACCCCTTTCAGGCAAATCTTTTTGGGTTACCACAAAATATCGTAATAGAATGCATTTATGAATACAGCAAAAAATACTTTAATGACTATAAGGGAGAAATAAATACCTTTGATGACTGGATACGGGCCTATTTTGGTGATGGTATTGCGCGACACTTTATGATTCCCTACAATAAAAAAATCTACAGAAGAGATCCTTCACAGATGACCCCTGACTGTACGGGAAGATTTGTACCATCCAGTAATTTAAAATTACTCTTAGCAGGGGCGTTATCGGAGAACTGTGGTGAACTTGGGTATAACTCACTATTCCACTATCCCATTAAGGGAGGGATAGAGAGTATGGTCAAAGGGATCAGTTCACAAATTGATGGTGTTTCGGTGGGGGAATCGGTTGAAACAATACTTCCCTCTGAAAAAAAAGTTATCACATCAAAAAAAAGAAAAATCCCCTACGATTACCTCCTATCATCTCAGCCTATTACTTTGTTGGTAAACAGCATAGGCGAAAAGATTCCATCTTTGGTCACCCGTTCAGCATCAGAGCTGAAGCATGTTTCGGTTTTAAATATTAATCTGGGAGTAAAAGGCACTATAAGTAATAAACACTGGGTTTATATTCCTCAGGAAGACATGCTTTTTCACCGTATTGGTTTTCCTCACAATTTCTCGGATACTATGGCTCCTAAAGAGCACAGTTCCATTTACCTTGAAATTTCTTATGATCCAAAGGTTGGTATAGATATTGAGGAGGCAAAGAGAAGATCCATTAATGATTTAGAGAAAATGAAGGTTATCGAATCGGCTGATCAAGTCGTTTGTGAGAATGTTATCGACATACCGTTTGGGTATGTGATTTTCGACAAACAACGAAATACTGCTCTGTCTACTATCAATAAGTACCTTAGGGATAATAAAATCTATTCAATTGGTCGTTTCGGAGCCTGGGAATATCAATCAATGGAAGATTCCTTCATGATGGGAGTTACTGTTGCAGAAAAGGTATACAAAAGACATATACGCTTCTCAGAGTCAACGAAAAGAATAACCCACAAAGAATAA
- a CDS encoding UbiD family decarboxylase, whose amino-acid sequence MDFRTFIAVLEKRGLIQTVEEPVDWKHQIGEISRTVPSALWFKNVKDYPGQSVFTGALGSSEAIELLFEIEGQKNRRRRELVKAIRQRARIPLAPVVVEDGPVTENICMGKHVNLFRFAVPWWSRVDGGRFIGTWHVNITKDPQTGSRNVGVYRMQIVDKRSATVSVSPKGHLAIHMREAEKRGKALKMAVAIGVSEFLVMAGGASFALGVDEYSMAGAWARKPLEIIRCRGVDLEVPAQSEIVLEGELKPGIRVKDGPYLDYAGIANSNPAAFLFEVNSVMYRNNPIFRGTAVGRPGAEDHHMLSLLAGAGLVDFHGSKMRRLLQNFFLKNRMYTLLQMSGRIGKLIK is encoded by the coding sequence ATGGATTTTAGAACATTCATTGCGGTTCTTGAGAAAAGAGGTTTAATCCAAACTGTAGAAGAACCTGTAGACTGGAAACATCAAATAGGTGAAATCAGTAGAACTGTACCTTCAGCTCTGTGGTTTAAAAATGTTAAGGACTATCCGGGACAAAGTGTTTTTACGGGTGCCCTGGGCAGTAGTGAGGCTATAGAGCTGTTATTTGAAATAGAGGGTCAAAAGAATAGAAGACGCCGGGAGCTTGTAAAAGCCATCCGCCAGCGTGCAAGGATTCCTCTTGCCCCTGTAGTGGTAGAAGATGGTCCTGTTACGGAAAATATCTGCATGGGTAAACATGTAAATCTGTTTCGTTTTGCTGTTCCGTGGTGGAGTCGTGTGGATGGTGGGAGATTCATTGGTACCTGGCATGTAAATATTACCAAGGATCCCCAGACAGGTAGTAGAAATGTTGGTGTATACAGGATGCAAATAGTGGATAAGAGAAGTGCTACAGTAAGTGTATCACCTAAGGGGCACTTGGCGATTCATATGAGGGAGGCAGAGAAGAGGGGAAAAGCATTAAAAATGGCTGTAGCTATTGGGGTGAGTGAGTTTTTGGTTATGGCAGGTGGTGCATCATTTGCTCTGGGAGTGGATGAGTACAGTATGGCTGGGGCCTGGGCTCGCAAGCCACTTGAGATTATCAGGTGCAGGGGTGTGGATCTTGAAGTACCCGCACAGTCTGAAATAGTTCTTGAGGGGGAGCTTAAACCAGGAATTCGGGTCAAAGATGGTCCCTATCTTGATTATGCCGGCATTGCGAATTCCAATCCGGCTGCATTTCTTTTTGAAGTTAACTCTGTAATGTATAGAAATAATCCCATTTTCAGGGGTACTGCTGTTGGCAGACCAGGTGCAGAAGATCATCATATGTTGTCTCTTTTAGCCGGTGCAGGGCTGGTGGATTTTCACGGATCAAAAATGAGGAGGTTGTTACAAAACTTTTTCTTAAAAAACAGGATGTATACATTGTTACAGATGAGTGGCAGAATAGGAAAACTAATTAAATAA
- a CDS encoding UbiX family flavin prenyltransferase, translated as MATRKLVVGITGASGVIYGIYLLKEAKQYGLETHLIISDTARRIIEFETSFSVDQIETLASFVYSPNDLFAPVASGSFKTDAMIIAPCSIKTLSSVANSYSSSLITRAADVALKEKRRLVLCVRETPFHCGHLKLMLQASDAGAIISPPCPSFYSKPDSLDEIVKQSVGKLLDLVGIDTVLYKRWSGASDLHEYEY; from the coding sequence ATGGCTACAAGAAAACTCGTTGTTGGAATCACCGGTGCGTCTGGAGTTATTTACGGGATATATTTGTTAAAGGAAGCAAAGCAATATGGGTTAGAAACACATTTAATAATTAGTGACACTGCAAGGAGGATTATTGAGTTTGAAACCTCTTTTTCTGTAGATCAGATAGAAACACTTGCTTCATTTGTGTATAGTCCCAACGATCTGTTTGCACCTGTTGCAAGTGGATCTTTTAAAACCGATGCTATGATTATTGCTCCATGCTCCATAAAAACCCTCTCATCTGTTGCTAACAGCTATTCTTCTTCATTAATAACCAGAGCTGCAGATGTTGCTCTAAAAGAAAAGAGGCGCCTTGTATTGTGTGTGAGGGAAACACCATTTCATTGTGGTCATCTTAAACTTATGCTTCAGGCCAGTGATGCAGGTGCAATTATTTCACCCCCCTGCCCCTCCTTTTACTCAAAACCTGATTCGCTGGACGAGATAGTTAAACAGAGCGTGGGCAAATTACTCGATCTGGTGGGAATAGATACTGTTCTATACAAACGCTGGTCCGGGGCATCGGATTTGCATGAATATGAATACTAA